The Pseudomonas putida nucleotide sequence ACCGTGAAACCCTGGAGCCGGCCACCGAGGAAACCATGCTGCTGTGCGACCGCCTGCGCGAACTGGGAATCTTCATGCAGCCGACCGGCGACTACCTGAACATCCTCAAGATCAAGCCGCCGATGTGCACCACCCGGGCCAGCGTCGACTACTTTGTCGACAGCATCGACCGGGTGCTTGGCGAAGGGCTGTAACTGTCAAGGTGTGGGCCCCAACGCTGCGGCCCACGCCTGCAACGCCTCGCAGGCCGCCATGGCGATCTGCTCATCGGTGCGCCCGGTAAACTGCCGCTCGATCGCATCGGCGGCAATCAACCCGGCAATGGTGGGCTTGCCCACCGCGTCGGTCAGGTCCAGCCACTCCCCCCAACTGGCAGGCTCGTCGTACCAGCGCAGGTAGCCCGAGGAGGATCGCGGCCACCAACGCTCATCGAATTGCAGAATCACCTTTTCCAGCTTGCCCATTGCCAAGTGTGCCAGCGCTTGTTGCTGGGCGTCTGGTAGCGCGGGGTTGAAGTGCAGCGCTTTCAACACGCCCAGAGGGACTGTACAAATGCAGAAATCGCACGACTGGTCATTGACCACGACCTTCGCGCCTGACCAGTCGATGGACGTCACCGGACTGTTCAGGCGAATATCCAGCCCCTGCGCCAGGCAATCTACAAGTTCGCTGTACCCACCGGGCAGCATGCGATCCCCATGCCCGACACCCCCTTCGTCCAGAGCGCAGACCGACAACTGCTTCACGGGCAGGCACGCTTCCAGTACCAGGTTGCCGTCGATGGCAAATTGCGTCGCTCGCGCGTGCGCTGGGTCGAGGCAGGCCATGTAGCGGTCGATGGCATCAGACAAGGGCAAACGCCGATCGATATTTTCCGTCAGGGCCAACCAGGCACCGTCGATGTCAGGCAGCACCCCGCCGCGTGCAGCAGCGAGCGGGTTGCCAAAGTCGGTCTCGACGCAAGCCAACCCCTGCTGCAGGGCAAGGGCGGCCAAAGGGTTGTCGGCGAAATGCTGAAGCCATGCAGCACCTTCATCTGCCCACACGCCACCCAGTTCGATAGTGTGCGTGCGCCCACCCGTTCGCCCCCTGGCCTCCAGAACGACGCATTCGATGCCTTGCTCGCGCAAGGACCGCGCAGCAGCCAGCCCCGCGCACCCAGCGCCGATCACGATCACCTTGCGAGCGCCGGCATTCAAAGCCGCCCCGGCAGCACGCAGGCCATCTTCCCATGCTCCATGGGTCATCGCCGGAGCAGTGGCGCTACAGGCCTCCCCGGCGATGACCAGCCGCTTCTCCAGCACCTGGCCAAGGACTGACCGGTGTTGTCCGGTCCCCCCTGGCAGCAGTGCGCTGTAGGCACCGAGGCTGAACGGGTCTGCACTCCAGTGGGTGACATGCCATGCGACGGGTCTTTGCACCTGCTTCTCCTTGGCGGGATTGTCCGAGTCGTGCATTAATGTTCATAATTTCCAACCACAAAAGACAATTATCATCAGGTTTACTGACAATGGCCTTTACCAGCGACTCCCTGGCAATTTTCCTTGCAGTCATGGATGCCGGGTCGTTTTCTGCAGCTGCTCGGAAGCTGGGGCGTGTACCGTCGGCCGTGAGCATGGCGATCGCGCAACTGGAAGCCGAGCTGGACCTGGCCCTGTTCGACCGGGCTACACGTAAAGCCCTGCCTACCAGTGCTGCCCTGGCGCTGGAGCCGCAAGCCAGGCAGGTGATCTGCCAGCTCAACCTGCTCGACGCCCAAGCCCTGCAACTGCACCAGGGGCTGGAAAAACGCCTGACCATCGCCATGGCCCCGGAGCTGCAGACCGGCCGCTGGAGCCAGCCGCTGGAAACCCTGGCGAAGGAGTTTCCCAGCCTGGAGATCGAAGTGCGCTCGGCGACCCAGACCGAAGCGGTGCGTTTGCTGCATGAAGGCAGCGTACAACTGGCGCTGGTGTTCGAACGGCCAGGGATCGATGAGCGCGAATCCTTTCTCGAAGCGGGCAGCCAACTGCTGGTGGCTGTCGCTTCACCGCGTCACCCCGCTGGCAGCAACAGCGGTACACCGCTACCTGAGGAAGCGTTTGCCGAACAGCGGCAGATCATCGTGGCTTCGGGCAAAGCCACCGGCTCGGACCCGCGCATGGTGCTGTCGCGGCGGATATGGTTGACCGACAGCTATTTGGCGACGCTCGACCTGGTGCAGTCCGGCCTGGGCTGGGCCTACTTGCCGCAGCCGCTGGTGGAGCCGTTGATTGCTTCGGGGGCACTGGCCGAGGTGCGGTTTGATAACATGGCCAGCCGCTTGCGGCTGTGGGTGGACATCATCTGGCTGAAACCACGGCCATTGGGCCTGGGTGCCAGGCGCTATCTGGAGGTCATGCGCCAGCTGTTCGAAAAGGAACCCCCCAGGGCCTGATATCACGCATATCTCCTGTAGGAGCGGGCTTGCCCCGCGAACACCGGCTTAGCCGGTGCCATCCCGCGATATGCATGGCACCGGCTCCGCCGGTGTTCGCGGGACAAGCCCGCTCCTACAGGGGTTCAGTGTCATTCATGAGAGTGGAGCCACCAGGCGGTAACCCACTCCGGCCTCGGTAATGATGAACCGGGGCGCCGTCGGATCATCGCCGAGCTTCTGCCGCAAATGCCCCACCACGATCCGCAGGTAGTGGGTGTCGTCGACATGGGTCGGCCCCCAGATGTCCTTGAGCAATTGTTGCTGGGTAATCACCCGCCCCGGGTGCCCCGCCAGTTGTGCAAGCAGCGCGTACTCCTTGCGCGTCAGTGCGATCTCCAGGCCATCCAGCGTCACTTTGCGAAAGGCGAAGTCCACCACCAGCGGTCCGAAGCTCGCCGTCACTTCGCTACCGCCCGACTGCGGTACCTGGCGCAGCAGCGCGCGTACCCGGGCCAGAAACTCCTGGATGCCAAAGGGCTTGGTCACATAGTCATTGGCACCGCCATCCAGCGCATCGACCTTCTGAACCTCGCTGGCCCGCACCGACAACACCAGCACCGGCACCGCGCTCCACTCGCGCAACTCACGCAGCACTTGCTGGCCGTCCATGTCGGGCAGGCCGAGGTCGAGCACCACCAGGTCGGGCTTGGCCAGCGCGGCCTGGGCCAGGCCTTCGCTGCCGGTGGCGGCTTCGATCACCTTGTAGCCTTGGGAGCTGAGGCTGATGCGCAGGAACTTGCGGATCTGTGGTTCGTCGTCGATGACCAACAGGGTGGCGGACTGGCTCATGGAGTTTCGCTTTCGGCTTCGGGTTGCTGGGGCAGCGGCAAGCATAGAGTGATGCAGGTGCCGTGGCCATCGATGCCTTCGCCCACCAGGATTTGCCCGCCGTGGGCACCGATCATGCCCTGGCAGATCGCCAGGCCCAGGCCGGTGCCCTGGCCGCCGCGATCACCACGGGCAGCGGTGTAGAACATGTCGAAGATCTTCTCGCGTTCGGCTACCGGGATGCCGGGCCCCTGGTCGCTGACGGCGAAGTGCAGTTGCTCGTCGTGCACCGAAACCTGCAGCTCCAGACGGCCTTGGGCGGGCGAGAAGCGTGCAGCGTTTTCCAGCACATTGATCAGCGCCTGCTCGATCAGCGCGGCATGCACGAACAGCAACGGCAGCTCGCCGGGCACCTCGGTGTGTACGTGCAACGGTGCCAGCACTGCGCGCAGCCGATTGAGGGCACTGCCGACAATGTCGGCCGGGGCCACCCAGTCGCGGGCAAGCTTGAGCCCGCCGTGGCCGAGGCGGGTCATGTCGAGCAGGTTCTGGATGTAACGGTCCAGGCGTTCGGCTTCGTTGCGCGTGCCTTCGAGCAGCTCGCGGCGATCTTCGACCGGGATCGCCTCGCCCAGCGCCAGCAGGCTGTCGATGCTGCCGCGCATGGCCGTCAGCGGGGTTCGCAGGTCGTGGGACACGGAGGCGAGCAAGGCACTGCGCAGCTGTTCGGTTTCGCCATGCAGGCGCGCGGCTTCGAGCTGTTCGGCCAGGCGGGCACGGGCCAACGCCTGGGCCAGGGGTTGGCCGAGGGCCATCAGCAGGTGCCGACGCTGGGCACTCAGCGGTTCGCCAGAGCGCGGGCGCACACCGAGCAGGGCCAGGGGCTGATCGTCAACCGCCAGCGGCCACCACCACCAGCGCCCGTTGGGCAAGGTATCACTGCCGTGGCCAGCGGCTTGGCCATGCTGCCAGGCCCACTCCGCGGCGGCACGCTCGTTGTCGCTCAAGGCCTGGGCTTCGCCGCTCGCCAGGTGCAGCAGCCCTTCGCTGTTGCGCTCCAGCAGGCACACCTGCACCTCTTTCCAGCCATTGAGGTGGCGACCGGCGGCGTTGAACACGGCCTGGCGGTCAGTGGCCACGGTCAGCCGGCGCGACAGGTCGAGCAGCTGGTTGGTCTGGGCCTGGGTTTCGCGCAGGGCCTGCAGCTGGCT carries:
- a CDS encoding flavin monoamine oxidase family protein translates to MHDSDNPAKEKQVQRPVAWHVTHWSADPFSLGAYSALLPGGTGQHRSVLGQVLEKRLVIAGEACSATAPAMTHGAWEDGLRAAGAALNAGARKVIVIGAGCAGLAAARSLREQGIECVVLEARGRTGGRTHTIELGGVWADEGAAWLQHFADNPLAALALQQGLACVETDFGNPLAAARGGVLPDIDGAWLALTENIDRRLPLSDAIDRYMACLDPAHARATQFAIDGNLVLEACLPVKQLSVCALDEGGVGHGDRMLPGGYSELVDCLAQGLDIRLNSPVTSIDWSGAKVVVNDQSCDFCICTVPLGVLKALHFNPALPDAQQQALAHLAMGKLEKVILQFDERWWPRSSSGYLRWYDEPASWGEWLDLTDAVGKPTIAGLIAADAIERQFTGRTDEQIAMAACEALQAWAAALGPTP
- a CDS encoding LysR family transcriptional regulator, producing the protein MAFTSDSLAIFLAVMDAGSFSAAARKLGRVPSAVSMAIAQLEAELDLALFDRATRKALPTSAALALEPQARQVICQLNLLDAQALQLHQGLEKRLTIAMAPELQTGRWSQPLETLAKEFPSLEIEVRSATQTEAVRLLHEGSVQLALVFERPGIDERESFLEAGSQLLVAVASPRHPAGSNSGTPLPEEAFAEQRQIIVASGKATGSDPRMVLSRRIWLTDSYLATLDLVQSGLGWAYLPQPLVEPLIASGALAEVRFDNMASRLRLWVDIIWLKPRPLGLGARRYLEVMRQLFEKEPPRA
- a CDS encoding response regulator, giving the protein MSQSATLLVIDDEPQIRKFLRISLSSQGYKVIEAATGSEGLAQAALAKPDLVVLDLGLPDMDGQQVLRELREWSAVPVLVLSVRASEVQKVDALDGGANDYVTKPFGIQEFLARVRALLRQVPQSGGSEVTASFGPLVVDFAFRKVTLDGLEIALTRKEYALLAQLAGHPGRVITQQQLLKDIWGPTHVDDTHYLRIVVGHLRQKLGDDPTAPRFIITEAGVGYRLVAPLS